A window of the Mucilaginibacter sp. cycad4 genome harbors these coding sequences:
- a CDS encoding prohibitin family protein, whose product MFIAVLGVIVLIVGIVLKRSPEPAGRFNGVVTAVGIAMVVLGLVLNMFKVIEPGKVGVQALFGKVQDQVLESGLHIVNPVVEITTFDVQTQTYTMSAVNNEGQKEGDDAIRVLSSDGLEVTIDLSVLYKVKPDKAPYIMQNIGENYVDKIVRPVSRTAIRDNAVAYAAVDLYSTKRQEFQDKINRYITASFEKRGLELQQILVRNITLPASVRASIESKINAEQDAQKMEFVLQKERQEAERKRVEAQGIADYQRILSTGLSDKQLQYEAIKAQKEIALSPNTKVIIMGGGKGNPIMISDK is encoded by the coding sequence AGCAGTATTAGGAGTTATTGTACTCATTGTGGGTATAGTGCTCAAACGTTCGCCCGAGCCGGCCGGCCGCTTTAATGGCGTGGTAACCGCGGTAGGTATAGCGATGGTAGTATTGGGTTTGGTACTTAACATGTTTAAAGTTATTGAACCGGGTAAAGTAGGTGTGCAGGCCCTGTTTGGTAAGGTACAGGACCAGGTGCTTGAAAGCGGTTTGCATATTGTAAACCCGGTTGTGGAGATCACCACCTTTGATGTCCAGACCCAAACCTATACCATGAGCGCGGTAAATAACGAGGGCCAAAAGGAAGGTGATGATGCTATCCGGGTGCTTTCATCAGATGGGCTTGAGGTTACCATCGACCTTTCAGTGCTGTATAAAGTAAAACCCGACAAAGCTCCTTACATTATGCAGAACATTGGCGAAAACTATGTGGATAAGATCGTTCGCCCGGTTTCGCGTACTGCCATTCGTGATAATGCAGTTGCTTATGCTGCTGTCGATCTGTATTCGACCAAACGTCAGGAGTTCCAGGATAAGATAAACCGGTACATTACCGCCAGTTTTGAAAAACGCGGACTGGAACTGCAGCAGATCCTGGTGCGTAACATAACACTCCCCGCCTCGGTACGGGCCAGCATCGAATCAAAGATCAATGCCGAGCAGGATGCCCAGAAGATGGAGTTCGTGCTACAAAAGGAACGCCAGGAAGCCGAGCGTAAACGCGTGGAAGCACAAGGGATTGCCGATTATCAGCGCATCCTTTCCACCGGGCTATCGGATAAACAGCTGCAATATGAAGCCATAAAGGCCCAGAAGGAAATTGCGCTTTCGCCAAATACCAAGGTGATCATTATGGGTGGTGGCAAGGGAAACCCAATCATGATAAGTGATAAGTAA